From Pontibacter actiniarum, a single genomic window includes:
- a CDS encoding M14 family metallopeptidase: protein MIKPLKRFAALLLVTLSVQVAVAQQRLQTPAQFLGYELGEQFTTHNRILDYVAYLAGQAPNRIKVEEYGRTYENRPLVLAYVASDENLARLEQIRENNLRQANLTNGQVQGEQPAIAWLSYNVHGNESVSSEAVMQVLYDLVNPESAQSKQWLQNTVVILDPVVNPDGRERYVQWYKQASNRGGNASPYAWEHWEPWPGGRPNHYYFDLNRDWAWQTQVESRERLKKYNSWLPQVHADFHEMGPEAPYYFSPAAKPFHESITPWQRQFQNTIGEYNRQYFDKNNWLYFTRESFDLFYPSYGDTWPTYNGAIGMTYEQGGSGRAGLAYRKADGDTLTLSDRIAHHVAASEATIKATSEKADQLKQEFRKYYDSSLRNPEGEYKSFVIKQSGSSPGNIKMLTDYLEQQGIAYGYAANNGSVRGYNYSNGKTESVKLAPQDVVISMYQPKSTLVKVLFEPNAKLEDSLTYDITSWSLPYAYGVQAYAVKGKVAMSSSKPGTTPAAIDIAKPYAYLASWNSLQDLTFMTELMEKGVKVRMAERPFEIGGEQYTPGTLVITRTGNERMGDGFDSTVHELAQQLNVQLHATSTGFVSSGADFGSGNVRYLKMPKVAVMSGEGVSPYGFGEVWHFFEQQINYPVTVLNTSYFSQVPLQEFDVLILPTGAYSKVLDEQALEKVQEWVRGGGKLIAMESAAGYLAGKKGFDLKKKESGSAEKEKGADKEENPYRHLRTYAQREREELADEVQGSVYRVDLDKTHPLAFGYGDNYFALIRSSDTYRFLENGWNVGVLKKDNHATGFVGQQAKEKLQDALIIGTQEMGRGQVVYLADNPLFRGFWQGGKLLFGNAVFVVGQ from the coding sequence ATGATAAAACCTCTAAAGCGTTTTGCCGCTTTGCTGCTGGTAACGCTGAGTGTGCAGGTGGCCGTGGCACAGCAGCGGCTCCAGACTCCGGCGCAGTTCCTCGGTTATGAGCTGGGGGAGCAGTTCACTACCCATAACCGCATTTTGGATTATGTGGCCTACCTGGCAGGGCAGGCGCCTAACCGTATCAAAGTAGAGGAATATGGCCGCACCTACGAAAACCGCCCGCTGGTGCTGGCCTACGTCGCTTCTGACGAAAACCTGGCGCGCCTGGAGCAGATCCGCGAGAACAACCTCCGCCAGGCCAACCTGACCAACGGCCAGGTGCAGGGGGAGCAGCCTGCCATTGCATGGCTGAGCTATAACGTGCACGGCAACGAGTCGGTAAGCTCGGAGGCGGTGATGCAGGTGCTCTACGACCTGGTGAACCCGGAAAGTGCGCAGAGTAAGCAGTGGCTGCAGAACACAGTGGTGATCCTGGACCCGGTGGTGAACCCGGATGGCCGCGAGCGCTACGTGCAGTGGTACAAGCAGGCCTCGAACCGGGGCGGCAATGCCTCGCCTTATGCCTGGGAGCACTGGGAGCCGTGGCCGGGCGGCAGGCCGAACCACTATTACTTCGACCTGAACCGCGACTGGGCCTGGCAAACACAGGTGGAGTCAAGGGAGCGGCTAAAGAAGTATAACAGCTGGCTGCCGCAGGTGCACGCCGACTTTCACGAGATGGGCCCCGAAGCGCCTTACTACTTCTCGCCGGCAGCCAAGCCTTTCCACGAAAGTATAACTCCCTGGCAGCGCCAGTTCCAAAACACCATCGGCGAGTACAACCGGCAGTACTTTGATAAAAACAACTGGCTGTACTTCACCCGCGAGAGCTTCGACCTGTTTTACCCCAGCTACGGTGACACCTGGCCCACCTACAACGGTGCCATTGGTATGACCTATGAGCAGGGTGGCTCCGGCCGTGCCGGCCTGGCCTACCGAAAGGCGGATGGCGACACCCTCACGCTCAGCGACCGTATCGCCCATCACGTTGCCGCGAGCGAAGCCACCATCAAGGCTACCTCCGAGAAGGCCGACCAGCTGAAGCAGGAGTTCCGCAAATACTACGACAGCAGCCTGAGAAACCCCGAGGGCGAGTACAAGTCCTTCGTGATTAAACAGAGCGGCAGCAGCCCTGGCAACATCAAAATGCTGACGGACTACCTGGAGCAGCAAGGCATCGCGTACGGCTATGCGGCCAACAACGGCTCGGTGAGAGGTTACAACTACAGCAACGGTAAAACCGAAAGTGTAAAGCTGGCACCGCAGGACGTGGTAATCAGCATGTATCAGCCTAAATCTACCCTGGTGAAGGTGTTGTTTGAGCCCAACGCCAAGCTGGAGGACTCCCTCACCTACGACATCACCTCTTGGTCTTTGCCGTACGCATACGGGGTGCAGGCCTATGCCGTGAAGGGCAAAGTGGCGATGAGCAGCAGCAAGCCCGGCACTACGCCGGCCGCTATCGACATAGCGAAGCCATACGCCTACCTGGCCAGCTGGAACAGCCTGCAGGACCTAACGTTTATGACGGAGCTGATGGAAAAAGGAGTGAAGGTACGGATGGCGGAGCGCCCGTTTGAAATCGGTGGCGAGCAATACACGCCTGGCACCTTGGTTATTACACGCACCGGCAACGAGCGCATGGGCGACGGGTTTGACAGCACGGTGCACGAGCTGGCCCAACAGCTTAACGTGCAGTTGCATGCCACCAGCACTGGTTTTGTATCGAGCGGCGCGGACTTTGGCTCAGGAAATGTGCGCTACCTGAAAATGCCCAAGGTGGCCGTTATGTCCGGCGAAGGTGTTTCTCCTTACGGCTTCGGGGAAGTATGGCACTTCTTTGAGCAGCAGATAAACTACCCGGTCACCGTGCTGAATACCTCATACTTTAGCCAGGTTCCGCTGCAGGAGTTTGACGTGCTGATTCTGCCTACAGGCGCTTACAGCAAGGTGCTGGACGAGCAGGCGCTGGAGAAGGTGCAGGAGTGGGTGCGCGGCGGCGGCAAGCTAATCGCCATGGAAAGCGCCGCTGGTTACCTGGCCGGCAAGAAGGGCTTCGACCTGAAGAAGAAAGAGAGTGGGAGTGCAGAGAAGGAAAAGGGCGCCGACAAAGAGGAAAATCCCTACAGGCACCTGCGCACCTACGCGCAGCGTGAGCGCGAAGAACTGGCCGATGAGGTGCAGGGAAGCGTGTACCGCGTGGACCTGGACAAGACACACCCGCTTGCGTTCGGGTACGGCGATAACTACTTCGCCCTCATCCGCTCGTCTGACACGTACCGGTTTCTGGAGAATGGCTGGAACGTGGGCGTTTTGAAGAAAGACAACCATGCAACCGGCTTCGTAGGGCAACAGGCGAAGGAGAAGCTGCAGGACGCCCTCATCATCGGCACACAGGAGATGGGTCGCGGGCAAGTAGTGTACCTGGCTGACAACCCGCTGTTCAGAGGTTTCTGGCAGGGCGGTAAGCTGTTATTTGGCAACGCCGTATTTGTGGTAGGGCAGTAG
- a CDS encoding DinB family protein: MQTQHIITPPTPEEHSGFLSNYVQQAKTDDLIEGLTASYVFITGMVQGLAEERLLFRYAPGKWSIKEMMVHIMDTERIFSYRALRFARQDKTELPGFDENAYIAPAKADARDINAIIAEYTSLRTATIELFKSFDEEALQQKGISGGIEVSVRALGYIILGHEVHHQKILRERYLKS, encoded by the coding sequence ATGCAGACGCAACATATAATTACTCCTCCAACACCGGAAGAGCACAGCGGCTTCCTGAGCAACTATGTGCAGCAGGCCAAAACCGATGACCTTATCGAAGGGCTGACCGCCAGCTACGTCTTTATCACAGGAATGGTGCAGGGCCTGGCCGAGGAGCGGCTGCTATTCCGCTATGCCCCGGGCAAGTGGAGTATAAAGGAGATGATGGTGCACATTATGGACACGGAGCGCATTTTCTCGTATCGTGCCCTGCGCTTCGCCCGCCAGGACAAAACCGAGCTGCCGGGCTTCGACGAGAACGCCTACATCGCACCCGCCAAAGCCGATGCCCGGGATATCAACGCTATCATTGCAGAGTACACTTCGCTGCGCACCGCCACCATTGAGCTGTTTAAAAGCTTTGATGAAGAGGCCCTGCAGCAGAAGGGTATTTCCGGAGGGATAGAGGTAAGTGTCCGGGCGCTGGGGTATATCATACTTGGGCATGAGGTGCATCACCAAAAGATTTTAAGGGAGCGCTACCTGAAGAGCTAA